Proteins encoded within one genomic window of Candidatus Krumholzibacteriia bacterium:
- the hoxE gene encoding bidirectional hydrogenase complex protein HoxE, producing the protein MQYDLHKPEPPTDDKRWKLVSATMRRCGGDARALIETLHTVQDTFGYLDPDALKFVAVSLRVPYSTVFGVATFYHHFSMKPPGDHTCVVCTGTACHIKGAGELLEKIEQEFGVAAGETREDGKISVLEARCIGACGLAPVATFDGDVAGKLSGDETLARIHGMVDDEL; encoded by the coding sequence ATGCAGTACGACCTCCACAAGCCCGAACCCCCGACCGACGACAAACGCTGGAAGCTGGTGAGCGCGACGATGCGGCGCTGCGGGGGGGACGCGCGCGCCCTGATCGAGACGCTGCACACCGTCCAGGACACCTTCGGATACCTCGATCCCGACGCGCTGAAGTTCGTCGCGGTGTCGCTGCGGGTGCCCTACAGCACGGTCTTCGGCGTGGCGACCTTCTACCACCACTTCTCGATGAAGCCGCCGGGCGACCACACCTGCGTGGTCTGCACCGGCACGGCCTGCCACATCAAGGGCGCGGGCGAGCTGCTCGAGAAGATCGAGCAGGAGTTCGGCGTCGCCGCCGGCGAAACGCGCGAGGACGGGAAGATCTCCGTGCTCGAGGCGCGCTGCATCGGCGCCTGCGGTCTGGCCCCGGTCGCGACCTTCGACGGCGACGTCGCCGGCAAGCTGTCCGGGGACGAGACCCTCGCTCGCATCCACGGGATGGTCGACGATGAACTATGA